In Achromobacter xylosoxidans A8, a single window of DNA contains:
- a CDS encoding diguanylate cyclase, with amino-acid sequence MRIPSSDDVAHAQVLAVQDGRILAAASAILAAGQDRFFQTLAGRAVQDMGADYAWVRLDQADDAAGLIASASCRDGIAADLAGADEAVHALLADRAAYACLDGMPQDEPWLSEAGVLACVARTLYDANAVACGHIVFAFRRALTDVSAYANAQDILAAYAQHAVLGVAVRDRELARLNEVIVQFGALFRTAPVLINAFDADGRCTLWNDACARRFGWSEAEIKQSPDPFALFYPDPTVRNRAMDSVVARPDRSFREWQPRTRDGELLSVLWSNVRLPDGKVVNLGMDVTESRRAEAALARMARVDSLTGCWNRAEILKRMEDRLADGRHGEGGPTTALMLDLDYFKQVNDRYGHLGGDVALRHFCDQLRTCLREGDSIGRLGGEEFLVLLADADAAVARAICERLRASLRQHPADIDGSVVTLSVSGGIAGFLPGDATASDVLRRADFALYQAKRSGRDCAVEYRS; translated from the coding sequence ATGCGTATTCCATCGTCTGATGATGTTGCCCATGCCCAGGTTCTGGCCGTGCAAGATGGCCGCATCCTGGCGGCCGCCAGCGCAATTCTGGCGGCGGGCCAAGACCGTTTTTTCCAGACGCTGGCCGGGCGCGCCGTGCAGGACATGGGCGCGGATTACGCCTGGGTCCGGCTGGATCAAGCCGATGACGCCGCAGGGCTGATCGCCAGCGCCAGTTGCCGCGACGGCATTGCCGCGGACCTCGCGGGCGCAGACGAGGCGGTGCATGCCTTGTTGGCGGACCGCGCGGCCTACGCCTGCCTGGATGGCATGCCGCAAGACGAGCCTTGGTTGAGCGAGGCCGGTGTGCTGGCCTGTGTGGCGCGCACCCTTTACGACGCCAATGCGGTGGCCTGCGGCCACATCGTTTTTGCGTTCAGGCGGGCGCTGACAGACGTGTCCGCCTATGCCAACGCGCAAGATATCCTGGCCGCGTATGCGCAACACGCCGTGCTGGGCGTGGCTGTCCGCGATCGCGAACTGGCGCGGCTCAACGAAGTCATTGTGCAGTTCGGCGCGCTGTTCCGGACGGCGCCGGTGCTGATCAACGCCTTCGATGCGGACGGCCGCTGTACCTTGTGGAACGACGCCTGCGCGCGCCGCTTCGGCTGGTCAGAAGCCGAGATCAAGCAGAGCCCGGACCCGTTCGCGCTGTTCTATCCCGACCCGACGGTCCGGAACCGCGCGATGGATAGCGTGGTCGCGCGGCCCGACCGCTCTTTCCGCGAATGGCAGCCGCGCACGCGCGACGGCGAGCTGTTGTCGGTGCTGTGGTCCAACGTCAGGTTGCCCGACGGCAAAGTGGTCAACCTGGGCATGGACGTCACCGAAAGCCGGCGCGCCGAAGCGGCGCTGGCGCGGATGGCCAGGGTGGATAGCTTGACCGGCTGCTGGAACCGCGCCGAAATCCTCAAGCGCATGGAAGACCGTCTGGCAGACGGCCGGCACGGGGAGGGCGGACCGACCACGGCGCTGATGCTGGACCTGGATTACTTCAAGCAGGTCAACGACCGCTATGGCCATCTGGGCGGAGACGTCGCGCTGCGGCACTTCTGCGATCAGCTGCGCACCTGTCTGCGCGAAGGCGATTCGATAGGGCGGCTGGGCGGCGAGGAGTTCCTGGTGCTGCTGGCCGATGCGGACGCGGCGGTGGCGCGCGCGATCTGCGAACGCTTGCGCGCCAGCCTGCGGCAGCATCCGGCGGACATAGACGGGTCGGTGGTGACGCTATCGGTCAGCGGCGGCATCGCCGGCTTTCTACCCGGCGATGCCACGGCGTCGGACGTGCTGCGTCGCGCCGACTTCGCGCTCTATCAGGCCAAACGGTCGGGCCGGGACTGCGCGGTGGAATACCGGAGCTGA
- a CDS encoding Lrp/AsnC family transcriptional regulator yields the protein MPDLDDRDRKLLTLLADDASPSYAELGKLLNLSAPAVHERVKRLKRDGLIKGIAAKLDGARIGRPLLAFVHVDTNNWTITQQVLGLAELTEVEEIHTITGKSAMLLKVRVRDTQALESLLARIHQIDGITNTTSDIALTSYLERGPLPDNG from the coding sequence ATGCCTGATCTTGATGACCGCGACCGAAAGCTGTTAACGCTGCTGGCCGACGACGCCTCCCCCAGCTACGCCGAACTGGGCAAATTGCTGAACCTTTCCGCCCCGGCTGTGCATGAACGGGTCAAGCGCCTCAAGCGCGACGGCCTGATCAAGGGCATCGCCGCCAAGCTGGACGGCGCCCGGATAGGGCGGCCGCTGCTGGCCTTCGTGCACGTGGACACCAACAACTGGACCATCACGCAGCAGGTGCTGGGGCTGGCCGAACTGACCGAGGTGGAAGAGATCCACACCATCACCGGCAAGAGCGCGATGCTGTTGAAAGTGCGCGTGCGCGACACGCAGGCGCTGGAATCGCTGCTGGCGCGCATCCATCAGATCGACGGCATCACCAACACCACCAGCGACATCGCGCTGACCAGCTATCTGGAGCGCGGACCCTTGCCGGACAACGGCTGA
- a CDS encoding alpha-hydroxy acid oxidase has protein sequence MTSIISTTASPRAASADRPLPRALARMLSLDDFEAAAKRRLPRPIFGYVAGAAEDNQSLRGNRSAFAQYSFSPRVLVDVSRRTQQTEIFGRRYASPFGIAPMGISALSAYRGDIVLARAAREQGIPAILSGTSLIPMEEVIRAAPGTWFQAYLPGDPQRIDALVERARRAGYETLVLTVDIPVSANRENNVRTGFSTPLKPSLRLAWDGLTRPRWLAGTFMRTLLAHGMPHFENSFATRGAPIVSASVLRDFSARDHLSWEHVARIRSQWPGTLIIKGILHPQDAALARQHGADGIIVSNHGGRQLDGAVSPLRALPGVVAAAGGMTVMMDSGVRRGSDVLKALALGASFVFVGRPFNYAAAVGGEAGVSHAIGLLRAEIDRNMAMLGINNLREMQADLLMRAAA, from the coding sequence ATGACATCCATCATCTCGACCACTGCCAGTCCCCGCGCCGCCTCGGCCGACCGCCCCTTGCCGCGCGCGCTGGCGCGCATGCTGTCGCTGGACGATTTCGAGGCCGCCGCCAAACGGCGCCTGCCGCGCCCGATATTCGGCTACGTCGCGGGCGCGGCCGAAGACAACCAGTCCCTGCGCGGCAACCGCAGCGCCTTTGCGCAATATTCGTTTTCGCCGCGCGTGCTGGTGGACGTATCGCGCCGCACCCAGCAGACCGAGATCTTCGGCCGCCGCTATGCCTCGCCCTTCGGCATCGCCCCCATGGGCATCAGCGCGCTGTCGGCCTACCGCGGCGACATCGTGCTGGCGCGCGCCGCCCGCGAACAGGGCATACCCGCCATCCTCAGCGGCACCTCGCTGATTCCGATGGAAGAAGTTATCCGCGCAGCGCCCGGCACCTGGTTCCAGGCCTATCTGCCCGGCGATCCGCAGCGTATCGACGCCCTGGTCGAACGCGCCCGCCGCGCGGGCTACGAAACCCTGGTGTTGACGGTGGACATCCCCGTGTCGGCCAACCGGGAGAACAATGTGCGCACCGGTTTTTCCACCCCGCTCAAGCCCAGCCTGCGCCTGGCCTGGGACGGCCTGACGCGGCCGCGCTGGCTGGCCGGCACCTTCATGCGCACGCTGCTCGCTCACGGCATGCCGCATTTCGAGAACTCCTTCGCCACGCGCGGCGCGCCGATAGTGTCGGCGTCGGTGCTGCGCGACTTCAGCGCGCGCGACCACCTCAGCTGGGAGCACGTGGCGCGCATCCGCAGCCAATGGCCGGGCACGCTCATCATCAAGGGCATCCTGCATCCGCAGGACGCGGCGCTGGCGCGGCAGCACGGGGCCGACGGCATCATCGTGTCCAACCATGGCGGCCGCCAGCTGGACGGTGCGGTCTCGCCGCTGCGCGCCCTGCCCGGCGTAGTCGCGGCGGCGGGCGGCATGACCGTGATGATGGACAGCGGGGTGCGCCGCGGCAGCGACGTGCTCAAGGCCCTGGCGCTGGGCGCAAGCTTCGTCTTCGTCGGCCGGCCCTTCAACTATGCGGCCGCCGTCGGCGGCGAAGCCGGTGTGTCGCACGCCATCGGCCTGCTGCGCGCCGAGATCGACCGCAATATGGCGATGCTGGGCATCAACAACCTGCGGGAAATGCAGGCGGACCTGCTCATGCGCGCGGCTGCCTAA
- the asd gene encoding archaetidylserine decarboxylase (Phosphatidylserine decarboxylase is synthesized as a single chain precursor. Generation of the pyruvoyl active site from a Ser is coupled to cleavage of a Gly-Ser bond between the larger (beta) and smaller (alpha chains). It is an integral membrane protein.), with the protein MSIKDQLFLASQYLAPHHLVSRLFGYASDCREPAVKNWMISRFVRRYGVDMREALQEEPLAYDCFNDFFTRALKEDARPLDDEPGSVVCPADGAISQMGAIEHGRIFQAKGHNYGVADLLGGDAERAAPFQGGQFATIYLSPKDYHRVHMPVAGTLREMIHVPGRLFSVNPLTARNVPRLFARNERVVCIFDTEHGPMALVLVGAMIVASIETVWAGLVTPHKRRVKSTRYDDAARAPIHLAKGAEMGRFKLGSTAIVLFGPNQIRWADTPSVLGPVRMGELMALPA; encoded by the coding sequence ATGTCGATCAAAGACCAACTTTTCCTCGCCAGCCAGTATCTCGCCCCCCACCACCTGGTGTCGCGGCTCTTCGGGTACGCCTCCGACTGCCGGGAACCGGCGGTCAAGAACTGGATGATCTCGCGCTTTGTCCGCCGCTATGGCGTGGACATGCGCGAAGCGCTGCAGGAAGAGCCGCTGGCCTACGATTGCTTCAACGACTTCTTCACGCGAGCGCTCAAGGAAGACGCCCGGCCGCTGGACGACGAACCGGGTTCGGTGGTCTGTCCCGCCGACGGCGCCATCAGCCAGATGGGCGCGATCGAACACGGCCGCATCTTCCAGGCCAAGGGCCACAACTACGGCGTGGCCGACCTGCTGGGCGGCGACGCCGAGCGCGCGGCGCCGTTCCAGGGCGGCCAATTCGCCACCATCTATCTGTCGCCCAAGGACTATCACCGCGTGCACATGCCGGTTGCCGGCACCCTGCGCGAAATGATCCACGTGCCGGGCCGCCTGTTTTCGGTCAATCCGCTGACCGCCCGCAACGTGCCGCGCCTGTTCGCGCGCAACGAACGCGTGGTCTGCATCTTCGACACCGAGCACGGCCCGATGGCCCTGGTGCTGGTGGGCGCGATGATCGTCGCCTCCATCGAGACCGTATGGGCCGGCCTGGTCACGCCGCACAAGCGCCGCGTCAAATCCACCCGCTACGACGACGCGGCGCGCGCCCCGATCCACCTTGCCAAGGGCGCGGAAATGGGCCGCTTCAAGCTGGGCTCCACCGCCATCGTGCTGTTCGGCCCCAACCAGATCCGCTGGGCCGACACGCCTTCGGTGCTGGGTCCGGTGCGCATGGGCGAGCTGATGGCGCTGCCCGCCTGA
- the rocD gene encoding ornithine--oxo-acid transaminase has translation MSAVLNTQPGAQSAASHRDRVEDQLGAHNYHPLDVVIARGSGVWLYDVDGRKYLDCLSAYSAVNQGHCHPAILAAMNEQAQKLTLTSRAFRHDQMAPFYEDLARLTGAHKILPMNSGAEAVETAIKAVRKWGYEVRGVPQDQAEIIVCANNFHGRTLGIVGFSTDPDAYGHYGPFAPGFKVVPFGDYDAFDAAITPNTVAFLVEPIQGEAGVVLPPADYFARVRQRCTESGITLILDEIQTGLGRTGKLLAEEHEGIEADVTLIGKALSGGFYPVSAVLSNADVLGVFQPGQHGSTFGGNPLACAIARAALRVLTEEGMIENAAAMGAYFLDRLRTLPGPVREVRGRGLMLAVELEPDAGGARLWCERLQARGMLVKDTHGHTLRLSPPLIVTREQIDWACDQLSAVLSAT, from the coding sequence ATGAGCGCGGTATTGAACACCCAACCGGGCGCGCAGTCCGCCGCCAGCCACCGCGACCGCGTGGAAGACCAGCTCGGCGCGCACAACTACCATCCCCTCGACGTGGTCATCGCGCGCGGCAGCGGCGTCTGGCTCTACGACGTGGACGGCCGCAAGTACCTGGATTGCCTGTCGGCCTATTCGGCCGTGAACCAGGGGCATTGCCACCCCGCCATTCTCGCCGCCATGAACGAGCAGGCGCAGAAGCTCACGCTGACCTCGCGCGCCTTCCGCCACGACCAGATGGCGCCGTTCTACGAAGACCTGGCCCGCCTGACCGGGGCACACAAGATCTTGCCGATGAACAGCGGCGCGGAAGCCGTGGAAACCGCCATCAAGGCGGTGCGCAAATGGGGCTACGAAGTGCGCGGCGTGCCGCAGGACCAGGCCGAGATCATCGTCTGCGCCAACAACTTCCATGGCCGCACGCTGGGCATCGTGGGCTTCTCGACCGACCCCGACGCCTACGGCCATTACGGGCCGTTCGCGCCGGGCTTCAAGGTCGTACCCTTCGGCGACTACGATGCCTTCGACGCCGCGATCACGCCCAATACGGTGGCCTTCCTGGTCGAACCCATACAGGGCGAAGCCGGCGTGGTCCTGCCGCCCGCGGACTATTTCGCGCGGGTCCGCCAACGCTGCACCGAAAGCGGCATCACGCTGATCCTGGACGAGATCCAGACCGGCCTGGGCCGCACCGGCAAGCTGCTGGCCGAAGAACATGAAGGCATCGAGGCCGACGTGACGCTGATCGGCAAGGCGCTGTCGGGCGGCTTCTATCCGGTGTCCGCGGTGCTGTCCAACGCCGACGTGCTGGGCGTATTCCAGCCGGGCCAGCACGGCAGCACCTTCGGCGGCAACCCGCTGGCCTGCGCCATCGCGCGCGCCGCGCTGCGCGTGCTGACCGAGGAAGGCATGATAGAAAACGCCGCCGCCATGGGCGCGTACTTCCTGGACCGCCTGCGCACCCTGCCCGGCCCGGTGCGCGAAGTGCGCGGACGCGGCCTGATGCTGGCCGTGGAACTGGAGCCCGACGCCGGCGGCGCGCGCCTGTGGTGCGAACGCCTGCAGGCACGCGGCATGCTGGTCAAGGACACCCACGGCCACACGCTGCGCCTGTCGCCGCCCCTGATCGTGACACGCGAGCAGATCGACTGGGCTTGCGATCAGTTGAGCGCGGTACTATCCGCCACTTGA
- a CDS encoding MetQ/NlpA family ABC transporter substrate-binding protein: MFLHQLLLKLTRRVAAAGLVLACASNAMAQDKPLRIGVIPSVANAATELAIAQAKKEGLDVKLVEFNDWVLPNIAVADGSVDANFFQHEPFLELFNQRRGANLKPIAYGYSTTIGLFSKKLKKGDAMPEGATIAVPNDPVNTGRALLLLESIGLIKLKPGVAHQAALEDVVSNPKKLKFVPIEGSQSARTFDDVTASVTYTTFAKQAGLNEKDGLAFDNTDPANVRRYAIRWVATPAGAQDPRLLKFISIYQNSAEVKAKLRSLYGDLIDFPW; the protein is encoded by the coding sequence ATGTTTCTGCATCAACTGCTTCTGAAACTTACCCGCCGCGTCGCGGCCGCCGGGCTGGTCCTGGCTTGCGCAAGCAACGCCATGGCGCAGGACAAGCCGCTGCGCATCGGCGTGATTCCGAGCGTCGCGAACGCCGCCACCGAACTTGCCATCGCCCAGGCCAAAAAGGAGGGGTTGGACGTCAAGCTGGTGGAATTCAACGACTGGGTGCTGCCGAACATCGCGGTGGCCGATGGTTCGGTGGACGCGAACTTCTTCCAGCACGAACCTTTCCTGGAACTGTTCAACCAGCGCCGCGGCGCCAACCTGAAGCCCATCGCATACGGTTATTCCACCACCATTGGCCTGTTTTCGAAGAAGCTGAAGAAGGGCGACGCGATGCCCGAGGGCGCGACCATCGCGGTGCCGAACGACCCGGTCAATACCGGTCGCGCGCTGTTGCTGCTGGAATCCATCGGCCTGATCAAGCTCAAGCCCGGCGTGGCGCATCAGGCCGCGCTGGAAGACGTGGTGTCGAACCCAAAGAAGCTGAAGTTCGTGCCGATTGAAGGTTCGCAGTCCGCGCGCACTTTCGACGACGTGACCGCGTCCGTCACCTACACCACCTTTGCCAAACAGGCCGGCTTGAACGAAAAGGACGGCCTGGCCTTCGACAACACCGATCCGGCCAATGTGCGGCGCTATGCCATCCGCTGGGTGGCCACGCCGGCCGGCGCGCAGGACCCGCGGCTGCTGAAGTTCATTTCGATCTATCAGAATTCGGCCGAAGTGAAGGCCAAGCTGCGCAGCTTGTACGGCGATCTGATCGACTTTCCCTGGTAG
- the rocF gene encoding arginase, with protein sequence MHPTGARDLQNTANLPQHITLIGAPTDIGAGARGASMGPEALRVADLGPVIEAQGFQVTDRGNLYGPANPWLPPVDGYRHLDEVAAWNRAVHDAVYEELSQGRLPILLGGDHCLGIGSISAVARHCRAVGKKLRVLWLDAHADFNTNALTPTGNIHGMPVACLCGYGPAQITGLSGQTPDIEPGWVRQIGIRSVDQGEKRLVHEAGLEVFDMRYLDEMGMRATMEAALAGLDEDTHLHVSFDVDFLDPEIAPGVGTTVAGGPTYREAQLCMEMIADTGLMRSLDVVELNPAFDVRNKTAELAVDLIESLFGKSTLMRRGS encoded by the coding sequence ATGCACCCCACCGGAGCCCGCGACTTGCAGAACACCGCCAACCTGCCCCAACACATCACCCTGATCGGCGCGCCCACAGACATCGGCGCCGGCGCGCGCGGCGCCTCCATGGGTCCGGAGGCCCTGCGCGTGGCGGACCTGGGTCCGGTCATCGAGGCCCAGGGCTTTCAGGTCACCGACCGCGGCAACCTCTACGGGCCCGCCAATCCCTGGCTGCCACCCGTGGACGGCTACCGCCATCTGGACGAAGTGGCCGCGTGGAACCGAGCTGTGCACGACGCCGTCTACGAGGAACTCAGCCAGGGCCGCCTGCCCATCCTGCTGGGCGGCGACCACTGCCTGGGCATAGGCTCGATCAGCGCGGTGGCGCGCCACTGCCGCGCAGTTGGCAAGAAGCTGCGGGTGCTGTGGCTGGACGCCCATGCCGATTTCAATACCAACGCCTTGACGCCCACCGGCAACATCCATGGCATGCCCGTGGCCTGCCTGTGCGGCTATGGTCCGGCGCAGATCACCGGACTGTCCGGCCAGACTCCCGACATCGAACCGGGCTGGGTGCGGCAGATCGGCATACGCAGCGTGGACCAGGGCGAAAAGCGCCTGGTCCACGAAGCCGGCCTGGAAGTCTTCGACATGCGCTACCTGGACGAAATGGGCATGCGCGCCACCATGGAAGCGGCCTTGGCGGGGCTGGACGAGGACACCCATCTGCACGTGAGCTTCGACGTGGATTTCCTGGATCCGGAAATCGCCCCCGGCGTGGGCACCACCGTGGCGGGCGGCCCGACCTATCGCGAAGCCCAGCTCTGCATGGAAATGATCGCCGATACCGGCCTGATGCGCTCGCTGGACGTGGTGGAGCTGAACCCGGCCTTCGACGTGCGCAACAAGACCGCCGAACTGGCGGTGGACCTGATCGAAAGCCTGTTCGGCAAGTCCACCCTGATGCGCCGCGGCTCCTGA
- a CDS encoding GNAT family N-acetyltransferase — MAANDLKVRAALPGDHEWIVAAHGDVYAAEFGFERGFEDDIGGKMQAFRRLPSTFNRIWIGIIGDERVASIAVSERPAGVAFLNFVLVLPQHRGKGAGLRMMDTVLEHARAHGMKEVQLETYSCLTAARALYRRLGFEPVKVVPDQAAYGQAFDQEFWALRI; from the coding sequence ATGGCTGCAAACGATCTGAAGGTGCGCGCAGCGCTACCGGGCGACCACGAATGGATTGTTGCCGCGCACGGCGACGTCTATGCGGCCGAGTTCGGCTTCGAGCGCGGGTTCGAGGATGACATAGGCGGCAAGATGCAGGCCTTTCGCCGGCTGCCAAGCACGTTCAATCGCATCTGGATCGGCATCATCGGCGATGAACGGGTGGCGTCGATCGCCGTCTCCGAACGGCCTGCCGGCGTGGCCTTTCTCAATTTCGTCCTGGTCCTGCCGCAACATCGCGGCAAAGGCGCTGGCCTCCGGATGATGGACACCGTGCTGGAGCACGCGCGCGCCCATGGCATGAAGGAAGTCCAGCTGGAAACCTACAGCTGCCTGACCGCGGCCAGGGCGCTGTACCGGCGCCTGGGGTTCGAGCCGGTGAAGGTGGTGCCGGACCAGGCTGCCTATGGCCAGGCCTTCGACCAGGAATTCTGGGCACTGCGCATCTAG
- a CDS encoding MFS transporter, which translates to MQNRSTRQSSSVPALMFAVSVVGSNGLALSPILSDVARSFATSPLTISTAISAYGAATAASAFFLAARIDRIGIRRSLLGAMAVLIAALILSACAPHWIVLTLAQALAGAAAGVILPAAYGSASLIAQPGQEARTLGRVIAGWSVSLVAGVPLSALISDAVGWRATYGTLALCAAVAALGLRKLPQRRADNPAPLRLSRLLAPLSYRDVPALLLGCLAFSSAFYGVYAFLADHVRGLLGLSAGQVGFIAFAYGAGFLLAGVAGAPLIERLGPRRALPLALGVIALVYLGLLPAAHALAAVLAIATLWGAASQLSLNLLVLLLSRARPEERGAVLGLNTCTTYLGASVGTAIAGTLYTHAGFEALGLAAASALAAAALGLHWRLNGRRAARGQAAA; encoded by the coding sequence ATGCAGAACCGTAGCACCCGCCAGTCTTCTTCCGTCCCCGCCCTGATGTTCGCCGTCAGCGTCGTAGGCTCCAACGGCCTGGCGCTCAGCCCCATCCTGAGCGACGTGGCGCGCTCCTTTGCCACCTCGCCGCTGACCATCAGCACCGCTATTTCCGCCTACGGCGCGGCCACCGCCGCCAGCGCCTTCTTCCTGGCCGCCCGCATCGACCGCATCGGCATCCGCCGCTCGCTCCTGGGCGCGATGGCCGTGCTGATCGCCGCCTTGATCCTGTCCGCCTGCGCGCCGCACTGGATCGTGCTGACGCTGGCGCAAGCCCTGGCAGGCGCCGCGGCGGGCGTCATCCTGCCTGCGGCCTATGGATCCGCCTCGCTGATCGCTCAGCCTGGCCAGGAAGCCCGCACGCTGGGCCGCGTCATCGCGGGCTGGTCCGTGTCGCTGGTGGCGGGCGTGCCACTGTCAGCGCTGATCTCCGATGCCGTGGGCTGGCGCGCTACCTACGGCACGCTGGCGCTATGCGCGGCGGTCGCCGCGCTGGGGTTGCGCAAGCTGCCGCAACGCCGCGCGGACAATCCAGCCCCGCTGCGGTTATCGCGCCTGCTGGCGCCCCTGTCCTACCGCGACGTGCCCGCCTTGCTGCTGGGCTGCCTGGCGTTCTCGTCGGCGTTCTATGGCGTGTACGCGTTCCTGGCCGACCACGTGCGCGGCCTGCTGGGGCTGAGCGCCGGGCAAGTGGGCTTCATCGCCTTTGCCTACGGCGCCGGGTTCCTGCTGGCCGGCGTGGCCGGCGCCCCGCTGATCGAGCGGCTGGGTCCGCGCCGCGCCCTGCCGCTGGCGCTGGGCGTCATCGCGCTGGTGTACCTGGGGCTGCTGCCGGCCGCCCATGCGCTGGCCGCGGTGCTCGCCATCGCCACGCTATGGGGCGCGGCCTCGCAGCTGAGCCTCAACCTGCTGGTGTTGCTGCTGTCGCGCGCCCGGCCCGAAGAGCGCGGCGCGGTACTCGGTCTGAACACCTGCACCACCTACCTGGGCGCAAGCGTGGGCACTGCCATCGCCGGCACCCTGTATACCCATGCCGGCTTCGAAGCGCTGGGATTGGCCGCGGCCAGCGCCCTGGCCGCCGCGGCGCTAGGCCTGCATTGGCGTCTGAACGGCCGGCGCGCGGCGCGCGGTCAGGCTGCCGCCTGA
- a CDS encoding metallophosphoesterase, giving the protein MSLRQSSFFLRFLTLGALAHVYVGARLIPDAQLGGAGSAAAILALLLSCILIPLGMLGRSSVHPPWGDRIAWVGLFAMGLFSSLFVLTVLRDALLLVTWLANLIIGAELPWTSLRWVSAWAVPVLALAGTLIGLYNARKRARIVDVDVPIAGLAPDLDGFTIVQISDIHVGPTIKKRYVQAIVDAVNEQLPDMVAITGDVVDGSVEQLAAQASPLGQLRATHGVYLVTGNHEYYSGATPWIAEFRRMGLRVLMNEHVVIHPAGLPVVVAGITDYSAGSFDPQQRSNPKAALAGAPADALPRILLAHQPRSAAAAEPLGYTLQLSGHTHGGQFFPWGFFVRFQQPYTAGLHRLGKMWIYISRGTGYWGPPKRLGAPSEITRLRLRAARAG; this is encoded by the coding sequence GTGTCCCTACGCCAATCTTCTTTCTTCCTGCGCTTCCTGACCTTGGGGGCCCTGGCTCACGTCTACGTGGGCGCCCGCCTGATCCCGGATGCTCAGTTGGGCGGCGCAGGTTCCGCCGCCGCCATCCTGGCCTTGCTGCTGTCCTGCATCCTGATTCCGCTGGGAATGCTGGGCCGTTCTTCCGTGCACCCGCCCTGGGGCGACCGCATCGCCTGGGTCGGGCTGTTCGCCATGGGCCTGTTCTCGTCGCTATTCGTGCTGACCGTGCTGCGCGATGCGCTGCTGCTGGTGACCTGGCTGGCGAACCTGATCATCGGAGCCGAGTTGCCCTGGACCTCGCTGCGTTGGGTCAGCGCCTGGGCCGTGCCCGTACTGGCCCTCGCCGGCACCTTGATCGGCCTGTACAACGCCCGCAAACGCGCGCGTATCGTCGACGTGGACGTCCCTATCGCCGGGCTGGCGCCCGACCTGGACGGCTTCACCATCGTGCAGATCAGCGATATCCACGTCGGCCCGACCATCAAGAAACGCTACGTGCAGGCCATCGTCGACGCCGTCAATGAGCAGTTGCCGGACATGGTCGCCATCACCGGCGACGTGGTCGACGGCAGCGTCGAACAGCTTGCAGCCCAGGCCAGTCCGCTGGGCCAGCTGCGGGCGACCCACGGCGTGTACCTGGTCACCGGCAATCATGAATATTATTCGGGCGCCACGCCCTGGATCGCCGAATTCCGCCGCATGGGACTGCGCGTGCTGATGAATGAACACGTAGTCATCCACCCTGCCGGCCTGCCCGTGGTGGTGGCGGGCATTACCGACTACAGCGCCGGTTCCTTCGACCCGCAGCAGCGCAGCAACCCCAAGGCCGCGCTGGCCGGCGCGCCCGCCGACGCGCTGCCCAGGATCCTGCTGGCGCATCAGCCGCGCAGCGCGGCGGCGGCCGAGCCGCTGGGCTATACCCTGCAATTGTCCGGCCATACCCATGGCGGGCAGTTCTTTCCGTGGGGATTCTTCGTGCGGTTCCAGCAGCCCTACACGGCGGGCCTGCATCGCCTGGGAAAAATGTGGATCTACATCAGCCGCGGCACCGGCTACTGGGGACCGCCCAAGCGCCTGGGCGCCCCATCCGAGATCACGCGGCTGCGCCTGCGCGCGGCTCGCGCCGGCTGA